A genomic window from Bacillota bacterium includes:
- the mnmA gene encoding tRNA 2-thiouridine(34) synthase MnmA, producing the protein MKRCGGRKPVQKTVFVAMSGGVDSSVAAFLLKQKGYRVIGITMQIWPAGEDPEYGGCCSLAAVEDARRVAAILEIPHYVWNFADIFEKKVIDYFCREYLSGRTPNPCLACNREIKFKALLGRVRALGADFLATGHYARIEYSSERGRWILRRGLDPRKDQSYVLYMLEQDQMPHLLFPLGTCTKEEVRRIAGSSGLPVAAKKESQEICFVPDGDYRRFLKERVPGIKPGPIYDLKGNLVGYHEGLAFYTIGQRRGLGLALGYPAYVVEIDFPRNALIVGRKEDLKASGLVAEDANFIAIESLEAPREAEVKIRYTSPPVPAVISPGKNGTVEVRFAQPQKAVTPGQAAVFYEGDLVLGGGVIARASF; encoded by the coding sequence ATGAAGAGGTGCGGGGGGCGGAAACCGGTGCAGAAAACGGTTTTTGTCGCGATGAGCGGAGGTGTCGACAGTTCGGTAGCCGCTTTTTTGCTTAAACAAAAGGGGTACCGCGTGATCGGGATCACGATGCAGATCTGGCCGGCCGGGGAGGACCCCGAATACGGGGGTTGCTGTTCCCTGGCAGCAGTTGAAGACGCCCGGAGAGTGGCGGCGATTCTGGAAATTCCTCACTATGTCTGGAATTTTGCGGATATCTTTGAAAAAAAAGTAATAGATTATTTTTGCCGGGAGTACCTCAGCGGCCGTACCCCAAACCCCTGCCTGGCCTGCAACCGGGAGATCAAATTCAAGGCCCTGCTGGGCCGCGTGCGCGCCCTCGGTGCCGACTTTCTCGCCACCGGTCACTACGCCCGGATTGAGTACAGTTCAGAGAGGGGGCGCTGGATTTTGCGCCGGGGGCTGGACCCCAGAAAGGACCAGAGCTACGTCCTGTACATGCTGGAGCAGGATCAAATGCCTCACCTTCTCTTTCCCCTGGGGACGTGCACGAAGGAGGAGGTTCGCCGCATTGCCGGCTCTTCCGGTCTCCCGGTTGCCGCGAAAAAGGAAAGCCAGGAAATCTGTTTTGTTCCGGATGGTGACTACCGCCGCTTTTTAAAGGAACGGGTTCCGGGGATTAAGCCGGGGCCCATTTACGATCTGAAAGGAAACCTTGTGGGTTACCATGAGGGGCTTGCCTTTTATACCATCGGGCAGCGGCGCGGCCTGGGTCTTGCCCTGGGCTATCCTGCCTATGTTGTGGAAATCGACTTTCCCCGCAACGCCCTGATTGTCGGGAGAAAGGAAGATTTGAAGGCATCTGGTTTGGTTGCGGAGGATGCGAATTTTATTGCCATCGAGAGCCTGGAGGCGCCCCGGGAGGCGGAGGTAAAGATCCGTTATACATCGCCGCCTGTTCCGGCAGTAATATCTCCCGGAAAGAACGGTACGGTTGAGGTGAGATTTGCCCAGCCTCAAAAAGCGGTCACACCTGGCCAGGCTGCTGTTTTCTACGAAGGGGATTTGGTGCTTGGCGGCGGAGTCATTGCACGCGCCTCTTTTTGA
- a CDS encoding AI-2E family transporter — MQRRLVRIAFLGAAGLAGGVLFYRLRFLFVPFGIALFLAYIIYPLVRSLEARGVNRVKAILTVYAAGLILAGLFLTLFLPALSREVKAFGKIIPVYAEAFLEIQSYLNRLSEQVLLPGEARQVLRETSGRIRNGIIQAMRDFTEGMLALVSLLPGFLLAPFLAYYFLKDSELLKKRALAMLPPGCRSDVVYLLREADLIFSRFLRGHLLISLIVGFLTGLGAALIGLRFSILIGIFTAVADLVPVFGPVLAAVPVLGLALAESRLKGVLMLGVFLFVQQLEGSILVPRLLGDRVGLHPLVIVFILLAGGYLFGPFGLIFGVPLAGLLRVVLRFIWSRVV; from the coding sequence TTGCAGCGGCGGCTCGTTCGGATCGCATTCCTGGGGGCAGCAGGACTGGCTGGAGGAGTCCTTTTTTATCGTCTCCGGTTTCTTTTTGTTCCGTTTGGAATTGCCTTATTTCTTGCTTATATCATTTACCCTCTTGTGCGCAGCCTTGAAGCAAGGGGAGTTAACCGGGTAAAAGCAATCCTTACCGTCTACGCCGCGGGACTGATCCTCGCGGGCCTTTTTTTGACTCTTTTTCTTCCGGCTCTTTCCAGGGAAGTCAAGGCTTTTGGAAAGATCATCCCGGTTTATGCAGAAGCCTTTCTTGAGATTCAGAGTTACCTCAATCGCTTATCCGAACAGGTGCTTCTACCCGGGGAGGCACGCCAGGTCCTGAGAGAAACTTCGGGCCGCATCAGAAATGGGATTATCCAGGCTATGCGAGATTTTACGGAAGGAATGCTGGCGCTTGTTTCCCTGCTTCCCGGTTTTCTGCTTGCTCCCTTCCTTGCCTATTACTTTCTCAAGGATTCCGAACTGCTGAAGAAGCGCGCCCTGGCGATGCTTCCGCCCGGCTGCCGGAGCGACGTTGTTTATCTCCTGAGAGAAGCAGATCTGATCTTCAGCAGGTTCCTGCGCGGCCACCTGCTGATTTCCCTGATTGTTGGCTTTTTAACCGGGCTGGGTGCGGCTTTAATCGGGCTTCGTTTTTCGATTTTAATTGGGATCTTCACTGCGGTGGCCGATTTGGTTCCGGTGTTCGGGCCGGTTCTTGCTGCGGTTCCTGTGCTGGGGCTGGCCCTTGCCGAGAGCCGGTTAAAAGGGGTTTTAATGTTGGGGGTTTTTTTGTTCGTACAGCAGTTAGAGGGAAGCATCCTTGTTCCCCGTTTGTTAGGGGACCGGGTGGGGCTGCATCCCCTTGTGATCGTTTTTATCCTGCTGGCGGGCGGTTATCTGTTCGGCCCCTTTGGCTTGATCTTTGGCGTGCCGCTGGCAGGTCTGCTGCGGGTGGTTTTGAGGTTTATCTGGTCCAGGGTGGTCTAG
- a CDS encoding N-6 DNA methylase, which yields MRHELEKILERHCRALGIPWVPFQLDRTISSSGGNGIRFVDVAHGAVIIEYEAPGKFKGHEGIQLQYARGQAEDYGLRLHREEGRSLSEYVLVVWDGNHISFGHFEGTEPNTEPKWDPLTPFNIDAALRLLLYLKENGAPLVHPKLLSQLVGPESNVGSQLIPLFFQVIRQAKSLPGVKTNKTKLLFLEWRRLFGQVVGIQSDRVKELLRRQSEAHGQPYADDPAAYLFALNTYIALVAKLVAALSLPNGSEDLTDPTTSVADKIEALESGRLFSDAGVSNMLIGDFFSWYRDDPNWSAFVPSIQALIVSLSAINFDVTQKDPNTTRDLFKGMYQTFVPKALRHALGEYYTPDWLAAHALDVIGWNPEDSLLDPTCGSGTFILEALRRRLVANDDSFKDAHKALSGLYGIDLNPLAVLAARASLVVFLSPYLDPSRPLRLPIFLADAINTASASGSIFEHSLQTELGVISFTIPRVLVEHEHFYDVMMRIRELVEAQYRADDIYAAVNSEFDLSYLSVDEHSSLRETITTLVKLHNLGWDEIWTAALADRFAAAAVPPVKFIAGNPPWVKWSHLPPEYAAFIKKRCVELGVFSQDVWVGGIESDISTVITYEAIDKWLAPGGKMAFFITGTVFTNESSQGFRRFHLKHRCLRAKVLLVDDFDAISPFEGVTNHPTLLVLERDQETEYPVPYRVWKPPMVNGKVVRTFGDVDEFRKNASCDELLAAPVPGTDAGPWLKGIKEEHEIWKKLFGPGTPHYKARKGVTTDRNGIFFVRVLEADPSGKRCKVRNNPGIGRGSGIPTYTTFVETEHVFPLLRGRGVKAFSAVPDSDYSILLPQRGMHGDPDLPTKAPGAYRFLRRFKKILEQRSSYRRFQQGQPYWSVWSTGPYTFSEYKVLWKEMSSGRFAAAYIGKYNDPLLGEKVVIPDHKLYFVPVETEDEAAYLTAILNSPTISRAISAYAAQLSLGVSVVEYLKIPAFDCSNRIHRVLARLAKRNTRRGGNPTETDIKRIDRLTRKLFGLS from the coding sequence TTGCGTCATGAGTTAGAAAAGATTCTTGAGCGCCACTGCCGTGCTTTAGGAATCCCATGGGTTCCATTCCAATTGGATCGAACCATTAGTTCAAGTGGCGGAAATGGTATTCGCTTTGTAGATGTAGCTCATGGTGCTGTGATCATCGAATATGAAGCGCCCGGCAAATTTAAAGGGCACGAGGGGATTCAGCTCCAGTATGCCCGGGGTCAAGCGGAGGATTATGGACTTCGATTGCATCGCGAGGAAGGCCGCTCTCTCTCCGAGTATGTACTGGTTGTTTGGGATGGCAACCACATTAGCTTTGGGCACTTCGAAGGTACGGAACCCAACACGGAACCCAAGTGGGATCCTCTTACGCCGTTTAACATAGATGCAGCATTGCGACTTTTATTATACCTTAAAGAAAACGGGGCTCCGCTGGTACATCCCAAACTCTTGTCTCAACTAGTCGGTCCAGAATCCAATGTTGGTTCCCAACTTATTCCTCTGTTCTTTCAGGTTATACGTCAGGCTAAATCTCTGCCTGGAGTTAAGACCAATAAAACCAAATTGTTATTTTTGGAATGGCGCAGATTATTCGGCCAGGTCGTAGGTATCCAGTCGGATCGCGTTAAGGAACTGCTTCGACGTCAGAGTGAGGCCCATGGCCAACCTTACGCTGATGACCCAGCGGCGTACCTCTTCGCATTGAACACATACATTGCGTTAGTGGCAAAGCTGGTGGCGGCTCTATCGCTACCAAACGGCTCTGAAGATCTCACCGATCCGACTACCTCAGTAGCTGATAAAATTGAAGCTCTGGAATCCGGGCGGCTTTTCAGTGATGCAGGTGTTTCCAATATGCTTATTGGGGATTTTTTCTCATGGTACCGAGACGATCCGAATTGGAGCGCTTTCGTTCCATCTATTCAAGCCTTAATTGTTAGTTTGAGTGCCATTAACTTTGATGTCACGCAAAAAGATCCTAACACGACCAGGGACTTGTTTAAAGGTATGTATCAAACTTTCGTGCCCAAGGCGCTTCGGCATGCTCTTGGTGAGTATTATACACCGGATTGGTTGGCAGCGCACGCTCTAGATGTTATCGGCTGGAACCCAGAGGATAGCCTTCTAGATCCTACCTGCGGTTCTGGGACGTTTATTTTAGAAGCTCTGCGTCGTAGGTTAGTTGCGAACGACGACTCCTTCAAGGACGCACACAAAGCTTTATCAGGACTTTACGGCATTGATCTAAATCCACTTGCAGTACTGGCAGCTCGTGCCTCTTTGGTCGTATTTCTGTCTCCGTATTTAGATCCCAGTAGGCCACTTCGGTTACCTATTTTTTTGGCTGATGCCATTAATACCGCCTCTGCTTCGGGCTCCATATTTGAACACAGCTTGCAAACTGAGTTGGGTGTTATCTCATTTACCATTCCACGTGTATTGGTGGAGCATGAGCATTTCTATGATGTAATGATGAGGATTCGGGAGTTAGTGGAGGCACAGTACAGAGCCGATGATATATATGCGGCTGTGAACTCTGAATTCGATCTAAGCTACCTGTCAGTCGATGAGCATTCCTCTCTGAGGGAGACCATCACGACACTAGTAAAGCTACACAACCTCGGTTGGGATGAGATCTGGACCGCAGCTTTGGCAGATCGTTTCGCAGCAGCAGCCGTACCACCGGTCAAATTCATTGCGGGTAATCCACCATGGGTGAAGTGGAGTCACTTACCACCTGAATACGCGGCCTTTATCAAAAAACGATGCGTTGAGTTAGGAGTTTTCAGCCAAGATGTTTGGGTCGGTGGAATTGAATCGGACATCTCGACAGTCATTACGTACGAGGCCATTGATAAATGGCTGGCCCCTGGTGGCAAGATGGCGTTTTTTATCACGGGTACGGTATTCACCAACGAATCCAGCCAGGGTTTCCGCAGGTTTCATCTAAAGCACCGTTGCCTAAGGGCAAAAGTCTTACTTGTAGACGACTTCGACGCGATTTCCCCATTTGAAGGGGTAACCAATCATCCAACCTTGCTTGTCTTGGAGCGTGATCAAGAAACCGAATATCCGGTGCCATACCGCGTGTGGAAGCCACCCATGGTCAACGGTAAGGTAGTACGAACTTTTGGTGATGTAGATGAATTCCGCAAAAACGCATCTTGCGACGAGCTACTAGCCGCACCAGTACCCGGTACAGACGCTGGCCCCTGGCTGAAAGGCATAAAGGAAGAGCACGAAATTTGGAAGAAGTTGTTTGGTCCAGGGACACCGCACTATAAGGCACGTAAAGGCGTAACCACTGATCGCAACGGCATTTTCTTCGTAAGGGTGTTAGAAGCTGACCCTAGCGGCAAGAGATGCAAAGTGCGCAACAATCCCGGTATTGGTAGAGGTTCTGGGATTCCAACGTATACAACATTTGTCGAAACAGAGCATGTTTTCCCTCTGCTGCGTGGTCGTGGCGTGAAGGCATTTTCTGCAGTACCTGATTCCGATTACAGCATCCTGCTTCCTCAACGGGGAATGCATGGTGATCCAGACCTTCCTACCAAAGCTCCTGGTGCGTACCGTTTTCTTAGGCGGTTTAAAAAGATACTGGAACAACGATCGAGTTACCGGCGATTCCAGCAAGGACAACCATATTGGTCGGTTTGGAGTACAGGCCCCTACACGTTCAGCGAATATAAGGTGCTTTGGAAAGAAATGTCCAGCGGACGGTTTGCCGCTGCATATATCGGAAAGTACAATGACCCACTTTTAGGAGAAAAAGTCGTTATTCCTGATCATAAACTTTACTTCGTGCCAGTCGAAACTGAAGATGAGGCCGCATATCTTACCGCAATCCTAAACTCGCCCACTATTTCGCGAGCTATCTCCGCTTACGCAGCGCAATTGAGCCTTGGGGTTAGCGTGGTCGAGTATCTAAAAATCCCTGCCTTCGATTGTTCGAACCGTATACACCGCGTCCTGGCACGGCTAGCAAAGAGGAACACTAGACGTGGTGGCAACCCTACAGAAACTGACATAAAAAGGATAGACCGCCTGACACGCAAGTTGTTTGGTCTGAGTTAA
- the alaS gene encoding alanine--tRNA ligase — MCVKFDTCLGGLILSSGSELRKKFLDFFGQRDHLILPSASLIPKDDPTLLFTVAGMVPFKPYFQGKAAPPHTRLATVQKCLRTPDLESVGKTARHHTFFEMLGNFSFGDYFKKEAIAWAWEYLTNVLGLPRKDLWITVYQEDEEAKQLWAEVAGVPRERIVPLGEEDNFWAAGPVGPCGPCSEIIVDLGPARGCGLPDCGVDCDCDRFLEVWNLVFMEFNRDETGKLTRLPRQNIDTGMGLERIASVMQGVSSNFETDLLFPLIREAAAITGFPYGEHPKTDVALKVIADHSRAVAFLIADGVLPSNEGRGYVLRRILRRAVRYGRLLGIKGPFLNRIIGTVISLYEDPYRELREREEHIQKVAAAEEARFEETLEQGLQVLQEYLEQLEREGGRELPGRVAFRLYDTFGFPLELTQEILAERGLAVDLAGFNEAMEEQRERARAARLEAAPAAGPGVWAFVREGKTEFQGYGNLTTRSQIRALVSGEAEQREAREGDRVQVLLDLTPFYPEGGGQVGDRGVLKGPNGEVAIEDTTKVGDGLIVHWGYVSRGLVRKGDVVLAQVDEKRRLATARNHTATHLLHQALRSVLGEHVQQTGSLVEPGRLRFDFSHFAPLAESELRAVEDLVNQKIIENLMVRTYETDREAALAQGVLALFGEKYGDVVRVVAIGDFSRELCGGTHVRRTSELGFFKIVAESGIGTGIRRIEALTGEELLRHWQEQDALVAKTAALLKAAPEGLPARVEQLQSQLREKEKELEQLRSKIMRMEVDALLNRVVEINGVKVLAVKVQAPDMESLRSLGDLLRNRIGSGVIILGSPLNGKVGFVSFVTSDLVKRKGLHAGNIMREVARVVDGGGGGKPEMAQAGGKNITRLEEALRQGEEIVRHQLAEKREKGQEKEESYAGGANILRDR; from the coding sequence ATGTGCGTAAAATTTGATACGTGCTTGGGAGGGTTAATTTTGTCAAGCGGTTCCGAACTCAGAAAGAAATTTCTTGATTTTTTCGGCCAGCGCGATCACTTGATTCTCCCAAGCGCCTCCCTGATCCCCAAGGATGACCCCACCCTCCTGTTCACCGTTGCAGGAATGGTTCCTTTTAAGCCCTACTTTCAGGGAAAAGCCGCCCCTCCTCATACCCGTCTCGCCACGGTTCAGAAGTGCCTGCGGACGCCCGATTTGGAATCTGTAGGAAAAACGGCGCGCCACCATACATTTTTTGAAATGCTGGGCAACTTTTCCTTTGGCGATTACTTCAAAAAAGAAGCAATTGCGTGGGCATGGGAATATTTGACAAATGTTCTGGGCCTCCCCCGGAAGGATCTCTGGATTACCGTTTACCAGGAAGATGAGGAGGCAAAGCAACTTTGGGCGGAGGTGGCCGGTGTTCCGCGGGAGCGGATCGTTCCCCTGGGTGAGGAAGACAATTTCTGGGCGGCAGGACCGGTGGGGCCCTGCGGCCCGTGTTCGGAAATCATTGTCGATCTGGGGCCCGCGCGGGGGTGCGGCTTGCCTGACTGCGGGGTGGATTGCGACTGCGACCGGTTCCTTGAGGTTTGGAACCTGGTTTTTATGGAATTCAACCGGGATGAAACGGGGAAGTTGACAAGATTGCCCCGGCAGAACATAGATACCGGAATGGGCCTGGAGCGGATCGCCTCTGTCATGCAGGGCGTGTCCTCCAACTTCGAGACGGATCTCCTCTTCCCCCTGATTCGGGAGGCGGCAGCGATAACCGGGTTTCCTTACGGAGAGCATCCAAAGACCGATGTTGCCTTAAAGGTGATCGCGGACCACAGCAGAGCGGTGGCCTTTCTTATTGCCGACGGGGTTCTTCCTTCCAACGAGGGGAGAGGGTACGTTCTGCGGCGGATCTTACGGAGAGCGGTTCGCTACGGCAGGCTCCTGGGGATTAAAGGGCCTTTTTTAAACAGGATCATCGGCACCGTGATCTCTCTTTACGAGGATCCCTACCGGGAGCTGCGGGAGCGGGAGGAGCATATTCAAAAGGTTGCAGCAGCAGAGGAGGCTCGCTTTGAAGAAACGCTTGAACAGGGGCTGCAGGTGCTGCAGGAGTACCTGGAGCAGCTTGAACGGGAAGGGGGACGGGAGCTTCCGGGGCGGGTTGCCTTCCGGCTTTATGATACTTTTGGTTTTCCCCTTGAGCTGACGCAGGAAATCCTTGCAGAGCGCGGCCTGGCGGTGGACCTGGCAGGGTTTAACGAGGCGATGGAAGAGCAGCGGGAGCGGGCTCGTGCCGCCAGACTGGAGGCTGCTCCGGCAGCCGGCCCCGGTGTCTGGGCCTTTGTGCGGGAAGGGAAGACGGAGTTCCAGGGCTACGGGAACCTCACGACGCGCTCTCAGATTCGCGCCCTTGTCAGCGGTGAAGCCGAACAGCGGGAGGCAAGGGAAGGCGACCGGGTGCAGGTGCTCCTCGATCTCACCCCTTTTTATCCCGAGGGCGGAGGCCAGGTAGGGGACCGGGGAGTTCTCAAGGGTCCAAATGGCGAAGTTGCCATTGAAGATACAACAAAAGTTGGGGATGGCTTAATCGTTCATTGGGGTTATGTGAGCCGCGGGCTTGTCCGGAAAGGGGATGTGGTGCTCGCCCAGGTTGACGAAAAGCGGCGTCTGGCCACGGCGCGGAACCATACGGCAACCCATCTTTTGCACCAGGCCCTGAGATCGGTTCTGGGTGAGCATGTCCAGCAGACCGGCTCCCTTGTAGAACCGGGCCGGCTGCGCTTTGATTTTTCCCATTTTGCTCCCCTTGCCGAGAGCGAGTTGCGTGCAGTTGAGGACCTGGTCAACCAGAAGATTATAGAAAACCTCATGGTCAGGACCTATGAGACCGACAGGGAGGCGGCTCTGGCGCAGGGGGTTCTGGCGCTTTTTGGAGAAAAGTACGGCGATGTTGTAAGGGTTGTTGCGATTGGCGATTTCAGCCGGGAGCTGTGCGGGGGAACCCATGTCCGCCGGACCAGCGAACTGGGATTTTTCAAGATTGTGGCGGAAAGCGGGATTGGAACCGGAATCCGGAGGATCGAGGCCCTGACCGGAGAGGAACTGCTGAGGCACTGGCAGGAGCAGGACGCGCTTGTGGCAAAAACGGCTGCTCTCTTGAAGGCAGCTCCGGAGGGTCTGCCCGCGCGGGTTGAACAGCTGCAGAGCCAGCTCCGGGAAAAGGAAAAGGAGCTGGAACAGCTCCGCAGCAAGATAATGCGCATGGAGGTCGACGCCCTCCTGAACCGCGTTGTGGAAATAAATGGGGTGAAGGTCCTGGCGGTAAAGGTCCAGGCGCCCGATATGGAAAGCCTCCGCTCCCTGGGGGATCTCTTGAGGAACCGCATTGGGTCCGGTGTAATCATCCTGGGAAGCCCTTTGAACGGGAAGGTTGGCTTTGTCAGTTTTGTTACCAGCGATCTGGTAAAGCGGAAGGGGCTTCATGCAGGCAACATCATGCGGGAAGTTGCCCGGGTTGTTGACGGGGGGGGCGGAGGAAAGCCGGAGATGGCTCAGGCAGGAGGGAAAAACATCACCAGGCTGGAGGAGGCCCTGCGCCAGGGGGAAGAGATCGTCCGTCACCAGTTAGCAGAGAAGCGTGAAAAAGGTCAGGAGAAAGAGGAAAGTTATGCAGGAGGGGCGAATATTTTGAGAGATAGATAA
- a CDS encoding IreB family regulatory phosphoprotein: MAEDSLDKTMTFKVRSEERTSAREMLRVVYEALKEKGYNPISQLVGYLLSGDPAYITSHKNARNLIRKFERDELLEELIESYLQKEK, from the coding sequence ATGGCGGAAGATTCCCTGGATAAAACAATGACTTTTAAAGTTAGGAGCGAGGAAAGAACCTCAGCCCGGGAGATGTTGAGAGTTGTTTACGAGGCCCTGAAAGAAAAGGGATACAACCCGATCAGCCAGCTGGTCGGTTACCTCTTATCAGGAGATCCGGCATATATTACGAGCCATAAAAACGCCCGGAACCTGATCAGGAAATTTGAAAGGGATGAACTTCTAGAGGAATTGATCGAAAGCTACCTGCAGAAAGAGAAGTAG
- a CDS encoding aldo/keto reductase has product MEYRLLGGTGLRVSRLCFGVLTIGPLQAHLPLTEGVAILKYAVARGVNFFDTAEIYGTYPYLRQLFREVENSRLVVATKSYAVTAAEMKKSLEKARRELDRDVIDIFLLHEQESILTLRGHREALNFLVKAKERGLVRAVGISTHTVAGVQASFAVPEIEVIHPLFNIQGLGIKDGSCSQMLEAIETAHALGKGIYLMKPLGGGHLIHQAEIALKFAFRQQAAAAVAVGMKTREEVDFNVRVSENLPVPDDLKTKVFQQKRRLHIEPFCEGCGECALKCPQQALVLGPGGRVQVREEDCLLCGYCAAVCPLFCIKVF; this is encoded by the coding sequence ATGGAATACCGCTTGCTGGGAGGAACCGGTCTTAGAGTTTCCCGCCTTTGCTTTGGGGTGCTGACGATAGGACCCTTACAGGCTCACCTGCCCCTGACCGAGGGTGTGGCAATTCTCAAATATGCCGTTGCCCGGGGGGTTAATTTTTTTGATACCGCCGAAATTTACGGAACCTACCCGTACCTCAGGCAGCTTTTTCGGGAAGTTGAAAACAGCCGGTTGGTTGTTGCCACCAAATCTTATGCGGTTACGGCTGCGGAAATGAAAAAGAGCCTGGAAAAGGCACGCCGCGAACTCGACCGGGATGTGATCGACATCTTCCTGCTCCACGAGCAGGAATCGATCCTGACCCTGCGGGGGCACCGCGAAGCCTTGAATTTTCTCGTTAAGGCAAAGGAAAGGGGGCTGGTGAGGGCCGTTGGGATTTCCACGCACACCGTGGCCGGGGTGCAGGCTTCTTTTGCGGTTCCCGAAATCGAGGTCATCCATCCCTTGTTTAACATCCAGGGGCTGGGAATTAAGGATGGTAGTTGCTCCCAGATGCTGGAGGCAATTGAAACTGCTCACGCCTTGGGGAAGGGGATCTACCTCATGAAGCCCCTGGGCGGCGGTCACCTCATCCATCAGGCGGAGATCGCGCTTAAATTTGCCTTCAGGCAGCAGGCGGCGGCGGCCGTTGCCGTCGGGATGAAGACGAGGGAGGAGGTAGACTTTAACGTTAGAGTTTCGGAAAATCTCCCGGTTCCTGATGACCTGAAGACGAAGGTTTTCCAGCAGAAGCGGAGGCTCCACATCGAGCCGTTTTGTGAAGGGTGCGGGGAGTGTGCCCTGAAGTGCCCCCAGCAGGCTTTAGTTTTAGGCCCCGGAGGAAGAGTGCAGGTGAGGGAAGAAGATTGTTTGCTTTGCGGGTACTGTGCGGCAGTTTGCCCTTTGTTCTGCATCAAGGTCTTTTGA
- the ruvX gene encoding Holliday junction resolvase RuvX, producing the protein MRIMGLDLGKRRIGVAVSDELGITAQAVGIIERGSFQEDLQAIQALVREYRVQEIVVGLPRHMSGRLGREGEEMLAFGKELEKHLNLPVVFWDERLSTVAAEKALIAGDLSRRRRRRVVDQLAASWILGGYLAWRQRSQGQ; encoded by the coding sequence ATGCGGATTATGGGGCTTGACCTGGGTAAACGGCGCATCGGTGTCGCGGTGAGCGATGAACTGGGAATTACGGCCCAGGCGGTGGGGATCATCGAGCGCGGGAGTTTTCAGGAGGATCTGCAGGCAATTCAGGCCCTGGTCCGGGAATACCGGGTGCAGGAAATCGTGGTCGGGCTGCCCCGTCACATGAGCGGGAGATTGGGCAGAGAAGGGGAGGAGATGCTTGCCTTCGGAAAGGAGCTGGAAAAGCATTTAAATCTTCCCGTGGTTTTCTGGGATGAACGCCTGTCTACGGTCGCTGCTGAAAAAGCTTTAATTGCCGGAGATCTCAGCAGGCGGCGCCGGCGCAGAGTTGTTGATCAGCTTGCGGCGAGCTGGATTTTAGGCGGTTATTTAGCCTGGCGTCAAAGGAGCCAGGGCCAGTAG
- a CDS encoding DUF1292 domain-containing protein: MSFNEEETIVLTDEEGQEHEFNLVDIITVDGEEYAILQPVDEDEAIILKFGIDEDGNEILCDIEDDEEWERVADAWQEMLEEGDEI, from the coding sequence TTGTCTTTTAACGAGGAGGAGACCATTGTTCTCACCGATGAGGAGGGGCAGGAGCACGAATTCAACCTGGTCGACATCATCACCGTAGACGGAGAGGAATACGCAATTCTCCAGCCTGTGGATGAGGATGAGGCGATTATTTTAAAGTTCGGGATTGACGAAGACGGAAACGAGATTTTATGCGATATTGAAGATGATGAAGAATGGGAGCGGGTTGCCGACGCCTGGCAGGAGATGCTTGAAGAAGGGGATGAAATTTAG